A single Nitrospinota bacterium DNA region contains:
- the tilS gene encoding tRNA lysidine(34) synthetase TilS: protein MSIFLNNVKVAISELIAPGDRVLVAVSGGADSVALLFLLEQFSKELGYELYVAHLNHLARGKESDEDADFVVRLAEKLSLPIIVDKIDAAEKKTFLKTSFQESARILRYQFLEKTLMSIKGNKIALGHTADDRVETVLMNLLRGAGIKGLVGIPEVRGNVIRPLLRFNRADLEMFLEERKLVYRIDSTNKETKYLRNKIRHELIPYLKTFNREISGNLLSMSEIAHEEDLWMSEKTHELYNQLVTSQNGGLCIEVAKFENQPLAMKRRLVREVFYRLKGNFREITAFHVKQVLDLFALPKVGSSIMLPGSVRVVCGYEMMCFSKTDVPQPPEIDKQARKLKIPGVTSLAQIRLQLHARFVKPPLPESIDQKQAYLDYDRTGELIQVRFFQPGDRFIPLGMQGHKKVKSYFIDQKVPREERPFIPILTNADNDIIWVYGERISDPFRAAENTKKVLLIEGKGL from the coding sequence ATGTCAATATTTTTGAACAATGTAAAAGTGGCGATTTCTGAATTAATAGCCCCTGGAGATAGGGTTTTGGTTGCTGTTTCCGGAGGGGCCGATTCAGTGGCATTACTTTTTCTTTTGGAGCAGTTTTCTAAGGAGCTCGGCTATGAATTGTATGTCGCGCACTTAAATCATTTGGCTCGAGGGAAGGAGTCCGACGAGGACGCGGATTTTGTTGTGCGGCTTGCGGAAAAATTATCTCTTCCCATTATTGTTGACAAAATAGACGCTGCTGAGAAAAAAACTTTCCTGAAAACTTCTTTTCAAGAATCTGCCCGTATTCTCAGGTACCAGTTTTTAGAGAAAACTCTTATGTCCATAAAGGGCAATAAAATTGCTCTGGGGCATACTGCTGACGACAGGGTCGAGACAGTTTTGATGAATCTATTGAGGGGGGCGGGGATAAAGGGACTGGTTGGCATACCTGAAGTGAGAGGGAATGTTATTCGTCCTCTCTTACGTTTTAACAGGGCTGACCTGGAGATGTTTTTAGAAGAACGTAAACTTGTTTACCGAATAGACTCGACGAATAAAGAAACTAAATACCTTAGAAATAAAATCAGGCATGAATTAATCCCTTATTTAAAGACATTCAATCGGGAAATTTCAGGAAACCTATTGAGTATGTCCGAAATAGCCCATGAAGAAGATCTGTGGATGTCGGAAAAAACACATGAACTCTATAACCAACTTGTAACAAGCCAGAATGGTGGCTTGTGTATTGAGGTTGCCAAATTTGAGAACCAACCTTTGGCAATGAAACGTCGCCTGGTCCGTGAAGTTTTTTATCGCTTGAAAGGGAATTTTCGGGAGATTACAGCATTTCATGTCAAACAGGTGCTGGATCTTTTTGCTTTACCTAAGGTTGGAAGCTCAATAATGCTTCCTGGTTCTGTGCGGGTAGTATGTGGATATGAAATGATGTGTTTTTCTAAGACCGATGTTCCTCAACCACCGGAAATAGACAAACAAGCACGAAAACTAAAGATTCCGGGTGTAACAAGCCTGGCTCAAATCAGGCTTCAGTTACATGCTCGATTTGTTAAACCTCCATTGCCTGAATCGATAGACCAAAAACAGGCATATTTGGACTATGATAGGACAGGTGAACTTATCCAGGTAAGGTTTTTCCAACCTGGTGATCGTTTTATCCCCTTGGGCATGCAGGGACATAAGAAGGTAAAATCATATTTTATAGACCAAAAGGTTCCTCGTGAAGAAAGACCATTTATCCCAATCTTGACAAATGCCGATAATGATATTATTTGGGTTTATGGAGAACGAATCTCTGATCCATTTCGGGCCGCTGAAAACACCAAAAAAGTACTTTTAATTGAAGGAAAGGGGCTTTGA